In the Pontibacillus yanchengensis genome, one interval contains:
- the atpB gene encoding F0F1 ATP synthase subunit A, translating to MDHENPYALDVFGIPWLDFNLSTILMVTIASIIVFILGVASSRSLQRKPRGMQNFMEWIIDFVKGIIGSTMDWRTGKLFLPLGLTLLTYIFISNMLGVVTMVVVDHTLWWKSPTSDAGITLTLATLVVVLSHYYGIKLKGMNEYGKDFLRPMPFLFPLKIIEEFANTLTLGLRLFGNIYAGEILLGLLASLMASGVGGFLGGAIPMLAWQGFSTFVGAIQAFIFTMLTMVYMSHKVSEDH from the coding sequence TTGGATCACGAAAATCCATATGCGTTGGATGTCTTTGGGATACCATGGTTAGACTTTAATCTATCTACTATCCTAATGGTAACCATCGCCTCAATTATTGTGTTCATCTTAGGGGTTGCATCCTCCAGAAGTTTGCAGCGAAAACCAAGAGGAATGCAAAACTTCATGGAGTGGATCATTGATTTCGTAAAAGGAATCATTGGAAGCACCATGGATTGGAGAACAGGGAAATTGTTTTTACCTTTAGGGTTAACATTACTCACCTACATTTTTATCTCCAATATGCTAGGGGTCGTCACCATGGTCGTTGTTGATCATACGCTTTGGTGGAAATCCCCAACATCAGATGCAGGGATCACCTTAACGCTAGCCACTTTGGTTGTCGTTTTATCCCACTATTATGGTATTAAACTGAAAGGTATGAATGAGTACGGGAAAGATTTCTTACGCCCGATGCCTTTCTTATTTCCGCTAAAGATTATCGAGGAATTTGCGAATACGCTTACATTAGGCCTTCGTTTGTTCGGTAACATTTACGCGGGTGAAATTCTACTAGGGTTACTTGCAAGTTTAATGGCAAGCGGAGTAGGAGGCTTCTTAGGTGGAGCTATTCCAATGCTAGCTTGGCAAGGCTTTAGTACATTTGTGGGTGCCATCCAGGCGTTCATTTTCACTATGTTAACAATGGTGTATATGTCTCACAAAGTGAGCGAAGACCATTAA
- a CDS encoding ATP synthase subunit I, protein MPEQFQTMMTRQRKWMLYLLALLVLGWGFLPYQHIFLGLILGALFSFFNLWLMHRKVNHIGQAASENRTGRALGSFSRFAAGGLAILIALRFNQHFHLIAVVIGLMTTYVVIMIEFLFSKLRD, encoded by the coding sequence ATGCCAGAACAATTCCAGACCATGATGACTCGCCAAAGAAAATGGATGCTATACCTTCTCGCTTTACTAGTACTGGGATGGGGGTTTTTACCGTATCAACACATTTTCCTCGGACTGATTCTAGGAGCATTATTTAGCTTTTTCAACCTCTGGCTCATGCACCGAAAAGTTAACCACATCGGACAGGCTGCATCAGAAAATAGAACCGGACGAGCGCTTGGTTCATTTTCACGTTTTGCCGCTGGAGGTCTAGCCATTCTCATCGCACTTCGATTTAATCAACATTTCCATCTAATCGCAGTAGTAATTGGATTAATGACAACTTATGTTGTTATTATGATAGAATTTCTTTTTTCTAAACTTAGAGACTAG
- the atpE gene encoding F0F1 ATP synthase subunit C — protein MGLLAAAIAVGLAALGAGIGNGLIVSRTVEGIARQPELRSALQTTMFIGVALVEAVPIIGVVIAFIVMGQ, from the coding sequence ATGGGTTTATTAGCAGCTGCAATTGCAGTAGGTTTAGCGGCACTAGGTGCTGGTATTGGTAACGGTCTTATCGTGAGTCGTACAGTTGAAGGGATTGCGCGTCAACCAGAATTACGTAGTGCACTACAAACAACAATGTTCATCGGTGTTGCACTAGTTGAGGCAGTACCAATCATTGGCGTTGTTATCGCATTTATCGTAATGGGTCAATAA
- a CDS encoding AtpZ/AtpI family protein yields the protein MAADQNPFKAMALTSGILSQLAGCTLVGIFFGRWLDNHFTTSPLFLILGLFAGLAAGTYGTIHLVRKYTGED from the coding sequence GTGGCAGCTGATCAAAATCCTTTTAAAGCAATGGCATTAACGAGTGGCATTCTGTCACAATTAGCCGGTTGTACATTAGTAGGAATTTTTTTTGGGCGTTGGCTCGATAACCACTTTACCACATCACCACTATTTTTAATCCTAGGTTTATTTGCAGGATTAGCCGCAGGTACATACGGAACCATTCATTTGGTGCGGAAATACACAGGAGAAGATTGA